Proteins co-encoded in one Callospermophilus lateralis isolate mCalLat2 chromosome 2, mCalLat2.hap1, whole genome shotgun sequence genomic window:
- the LOC143391701 gene encoding olfactory receptor 4P4, which produces MEKSNNLTVFILLGLSHNKNIEVLCFVLFLLCYLAIWMGNMLVMVSITCSQLISQPMYFFLNYLSLSDLCYTSTVTPKLMTDLLAEQKIISYNNCMAQLFTTHLFGGIEIFILMGMAYDRYVAICKPLHYAAIMSRQRCNTIILACCAGGFAHSASQFLLTIFLPFCGPNEIDHYFCDVYPLLKLACSNTHTIGLLVIANSGLIALVTFGVLMLSYFFILYTLRGCSREGRSKALSTCSAHITVVVLFFAPALFIYIRPATTFPEDKVFALFYTIIAPMLNPLIYTLRNTEMKDALRKVWCH; this is translated from the coding sequence ATGGAAAAAAGTAATAATCTCACTGTATTCATTCTCCTGGGACTTTCCCACAATAAGAACATAGAAGTCCTCTGCTTTGTATTATTTTTACTTTGCTACCTTGCTATTTGGATGGGAAATATGCTTGTAATGGTTTCTATCACATGCTCGCAGCTCATCAGCCAGCCCATGTATTTCTTCCTCAATTACCTCTCGCTCTCTGACCTTTGCTACACATCCACAGTGACCCCTAAATTAATGACCGACTTACTGGCTGAACAGAAGATCATTTCCTATAATAACTGCATGGCACAGCTGTTTACCACCCATTTATTTGGAGGCATCGAGATCTTCATCCTCATGGggatggcctatgaccgctatgtggccatctgtaAGCCCCTGCATTATGCTGCCATCATGAGCAGACAGAGGTGCAACACGATCATCCTGGCGTGCTGTGCTGGGGGATTTGCACACTCTGCCAGTCAGTTTCTTCTCACCATCTTCTTACCCTTCTGTGGCCCCAATGAGATAGATCATTACTTCTGTGATGTGTATCCTTTGCTGAAATTGGCCTGTTCTAATACACACACAATAGGTCTCTTAGTCATTGCTAACTCGGGGTTAATTGCACTGGTGACTTTTGGTGTCTTGATGTTGTCTTACTTTTTTATATTGTACACCCTAAGGGGATGCTCCAGGGAGGGCCGCAGCAAAGCTCTTTCCACTTGCAGTGCCCACATCACTGTCGTGGTCCTTTTTTTTGCACCCGCATTATTCATCTACATCAGGCCAGCCACGACATTCCCAGAAGACAAAGTGTttgctcttttctacaccatcatCGCTCCCATGCTCAACCCTCTGATCTACACGCTGAGAAACACGGAGATGAAGGATGCTCTGAGGAAAGTTTGGTGTCATTGA
- the LOC143390434 gene encoding olfactory receptor 4S2-like has protein sequence MEKIDNVTGFIFRGLFQNREVQEVSFVVFSFFYTVILLGNLVIMLTIFMGNLLKTPMYFFLNSLSFVDICFSSVTAPKMIVDLLAENKTISFEGCMLQVFGVHFFGGTEIFILIVMAYDRYVAICKPLHYMTIMDRERCSKILLGTWVSGFFHSIIQLALVVHLTFCGPKEIDHYFCDVRPILKLACTDTYIISAIVTANSGTITLGSFVVLLISYSVILVSLRKQSAEGRRKALSTCGAHIAVVIIFFGPCVFTYMRPNVTFSEDKMVAVFYTIITPMLNPMIYTLRNSEVKNAMKKLWGRMCFGPVGNSWE, from the coding sequence ATGGAAAAAATAGACAATGTAACGGGATTCATTTTCCGGGGACTTTTTCAGAACCGAGAAGTTCAAGAAGTCTCTTTTGTGGTGTTCTCATTCTTCTACACAGTCATTCTTCTGGGAAACCTGGTCATCATGCTGACCATTTTCATGGGGAATCTTTTGAAAACACCTATGTATTTCTTCCTTAACTCCTTGTCATTTGTGGACATTTGTTTTTCTTCAGTCACCGCACCCAAAATGATTGTTGACCTCTTAGCAGAGAACAAAACTATCTCTTTTGAGGGGTGCATGCTGCAAGTTTTTGGGGTGCATTTCTTTGGTGGTACTGAGATCTTTATCCTCATAGTAATGGCTTATGATCGTTATGTGGCCATCTGCAAACCCCTGCACTATATGACCATCATGGACAGGGAGAGATGCAGTAAAATATTGTTAGGGACCTGGGTAAGTGGATTCTTCCATTCTATTATCCAATTGGCTCTGGTAGTCCACCTAACCTTTTGTGGACCCAAAGAAATTGATCACTACTTTTGTGATGTCCGTCCTATACTCAAACTTGCCTGCACAGACACCTACATTATCAGTGCCATTGTGACAGCCAACAGTGGTACCATCACTCTGGGGAGTTTTGTAGTTTTACTCATTTCCTACAGTGTCATTCTGGTGTCTCTGAGAAAGCAGTCAGCAGAAGGAAGGCGCAAAGCTCTGTCCACCTGTGGTGCCCACATAGCGGTGGTCATCATCTTTTTTGGTCCTTGTGTGTTCACATACATGCGCCCCAATGTTACCTTCTCAGAAGATAAGATGGTGGCTGTATTTTACACCATTATCACTCCCATGCTAAATCCTATGATTTATACCCTAAGAAATTCAGAAGTAAAAAATGCTATGAAGAAACTGTGGGGAAGAATGTGTTTTGGACCAGTGGGAAATAGTTGGGAGTAA
- the LOC143391702 gene encoding olfactory receptor 4S2, with the protein MASWTHPMEKINNVTEFIFWGLSQNPEVEEVCFVLFSFFYAVILLGNLLIMLTVCTGNLLKSPMYFFLNFLSFVDICYSSVTAPKMIVDLLAKNKTISYVGCMLQLFGVHFFGCTEIFILTVMAYDRYVAICKPLHYMTIMDRERCNKMLLGTWIGGFIHSIIQVALVVQLPFCGPNEIDHYFCDVHPVLKLACTDTYIVGVVVTANSGTIALGSFVILLISYSVILVSLRKQSAEGRRKALSTCGSHIAVVIIFFGPCTFMYMRPDTTFSEDKMVAVFYTIITPMLNPLIYTLRNAEVKNAMKKLWGKKLVWTNSK; encoded by the coding sequence ATGGCCTCATGGACTCATCCcatggaaaaaataaacaatgtaACTGAATTCATCTTCTGGGGCCTTTCTCAGAACCCAGAAGTTGAGGAAGTCTGCTTTGTGCTGTTCTCATTCTTCTATGCAGTCATTCTTTTGGGAAACCTCCTCATCATGCTGACAGTTTGCACGGGCAACCTACTCAAGTCTCCTATGTATTTCTTTCTCAACTTTTTATCTTTTGTAGACATTTGTTATTCTTCCGTCACTGCACCCAAGATGATTGTTGACCTGTTAGCAAAGAACAAAACTATCTCTTATGTGGGGTGCATGTTGCAACTCTTTGGAGTGCATTTCTTTGGTTGTACTGAGATCTTCATCCTTACTGTAATGGCCTATGATCGTTATGTGGCCATCTGCAAACCCCTGCACTATATGACCATCATGGACAGGGAGAGGTGCAATAAAATGTTGCTGGGGACATGGATAGGTGGGTTCATACACTCCATTATCCAAGTGGCTCTGGTTGTCCAATTACCCTTTTGTGGACCCAATGAGATTGATCACTACTTCTGTGATGTCCACCCTGTGCTCAAACTTGCCTGCACAGACACCTATATTGTTGGTGTTGTTGTGACAGCCAACAGCGGTACCATTGCTCTGGGGAGCTTTGTAATCTTGCTCATCTCCTACAGTGTTATTCTGGTGTCTCTGAGGAAGCAGTCTGCAGAAGGAAGACGCAAAGCTCTGTCCACCTGTGGCTCCCACATCGCAGTGGTCATCATCTTTTTCGGTCCCTGTACTTTTATGTACATGAGGCCTGACACTACCTTCTCAGAGGATAAGATGGTGGCTGTATTTTACACCATTATCACTCCCATGTTGAATCCTCTAATTTATACACTGAGAAATGCAGAAGTAAAAAATGCTATGAAGAAACTGTGGGGCAAGAAATTGGTTTGGACCAATAGCAAATAG